The following proteins are co-located in the Rippkaea orientalis PCC 8801 genome:
- the ctpA gene encoding carboxyl-terminal processing protease CtpA, whose translation MRKSTFWVSLLVSCTLLFNSFVWTPSASAFTENQKVLLQSWRLVNQSYLDDTFNHQNWWLMRQKLLNRPLSDREETYDTIEEMLATLDEPFTRLLRPEQYHNLQVSTSGELSGVGLQININPDTGNLEVVAPLAGSPAEAAGIQSRDRILEIDGIDTATLTLDEAANKMRGPSGTQVSLIIQPHQDQDNIHEVKITRERISLSPVVATVDQHISTTPIGYIRLNQFSANAAQDIKKAITDLEDQGAQAYILDLRNNPGGLLQAGIEVARLWIDEGTIVYTVNRQGVQDSFTAFGSALTQDPLVVLVNQGTASASEILAGALQDNGRALLIGEKTFGKGLIQSLFELGDGAGLAITVAKYETPNHKDIHKLGIMPDEVVPQDPISYQQIGTDADLQYQAAIKVLTGNTILAHAS comes from the coding sequence ATGAGAAAAAGTACATTTTGGGTTAGTCTTCTCGTTAGCTGTACCTTACTTTTTAATAGTTTTGTCTGGACTCCCTCCGCTTCAGCCTTCACTGAAAATCAAAAAGTCTTACTTCAGTCTTGGCGGCTGGTGAATCAATCCTATTTAGATGATACCTTTAATCATCAAAATTGGTGGTTAATGCGTCAAAAGTTGCTTAATCGTCCCCTGAGTGATCGTGAAGAGACATACGACACAATCGAGGAGATGTTGGCAACCCTTGATGAACCATTTACCCGATTACTTCGGCCTGAACAATATCATAACCTACAAGTCAGTACCTCTGGAGAATTATCGGGCGTAGGGTTACAAATTAATATTAATCCCGATACGGGGAATTTAGAAGTCGTTGCCCCTTTAGCGGGTTCTCCGGCAGAGGCGGCGGGGATTCAATCGCGCGATCGCATTCTGGAAATTGATGGGATAGACACCGCAACGTTAACCCTTGATGAAGCGGCGAATAAAATGCGTGGACCGAGTGGTACTCAAGTATCTTTAATCATCCAACCCCATCAAGATCAAGACAATATTCATGAAGTTAAAATTACGCGAGAACGGATCTCTTTGAGTCCAGTTGTTGCAACGGTTGATCAGCATATTTCCACAACGCCAATTGGTTATATTCGTCTGAATCAATTTAGTGCCAATGCAGCACAAGATATTAAAAAAGCCATAACGGATTTAGAAGATCAAGGAGCCCAAGCTTATATTTTAGATTTACGCAATAATCCAGGGGGGTTATTGCAAGCGGGAATTGAAGTAGCGCGTCTATGGATTGACGAGGGAACAATTGTTTATACCGTCAATCGTCAAGGGGTTCAAGATAGTTTTACGGCTTTTGGTTCGGCGTTAACACAAGATCCTTTAGTGGTGTTAGTGAATCAAGGAACGGCGAGTGCCAGTGAAATTTTAGCCGGGGCGTTACAAGATAATGGTCGGGCTTTGTTAATCGGTGAAAAAACTTTTGGTAAGGGGTTAATTCAGTCTTTATTTGAGTTAGGAGATGGGGCGGGTTTAGCCATTACTGTTGCTAAATATGAAACCCCGAATCACAAGGATATCCATAAGTTAGGCATTATGCCAGATGAAGTTGTTCCCCAAGATCCCATTAGTTATCAACAAATTGGGACTGACGCTGATTTACAATATCAAGCAGCGATTAAAGTCTTAACTGGGAATACAATTTTAGCCCATGCTTCTTGA
- the brnA gene encoding type II toxin-antitoxin system BrnA family antitoxin, whose protein sequence is MKAEEFDQKFDEGQEDIIDYLDLSQMKRPGHEQKCINVEFPMCMLDSLDREAHRLGISRQAIIKLWIAYRLEQRS, encoded by the coding sequence ATGAAAGCTGAAGAATTTGATCAAAAATTTGATGAAGGTCAAGAAGACATCATTGACTATCTCGATTTATCTCAAATGAAACGACCTGGCCATGAACAAAAATGTATTAACGTCGAGTTTCCTATGTGTATGCTTGACTCTCTTGATCGTGAAGCTCATCGTCTTGGAATTAGTCGTCAAGCAATCATCAAACTCTGGATCGCTTATCGTTTAGAACAGCGATCCTAA
- a CDS encoding glycerol-3-phosphate acyltransferase, which produces MTSVWGSLLIFLFCPILGGLPLINWINYFFTGRKLSQLGTGNISVSAAFYHGGTLVGILAALSEASKGIIAVLLARAFFPLDPIWELIALISLIMGRYWIAKGAGTTNLFWGMIAHDWQATLLTALIAGGSFTIFRDRATGRLIALFLLAFILTVRHPYDPGYMVMSWSLSGLVAWIFAKIPDDLDLPEPGTKPYSKKMFRFFRGDNAILSLNRQLNSEKVGSKAATLAYLKRLGYQVPEGWILVPGDDPQPLLDYLEPSIDYPFVVRSSALEEDTATSSAAGQYLTILNVTSTEELKAAILDCLNSYNHPNAVRYRRDRVQHDEGMAVLIQPQIKGVFSGVAFSRDPVNPINDIVVVEALPGQATRVVSGKITPEQYRVEIYHDQEADAVRIQTLNSDLELCRDVPDHIVEKVAILARDIEDLYHGIPQDIEWSYDGQQLWLLQARSITTLQPIWTRKIAAEVIPGVIRPLTWSINRPLTCGVWGEIFTLVLGKRAQGLDFNETARLHYQRAYFNATLLGEIFLRMGLPSESLEFLIRRTKFSKPPLISTLYNSLGLIRLLKKELSLEKDFNRDNKNLFEPQLKQINEQSLSALSPPELLTRIESILLTLKRATYYSILAPLSFALRQSIFNVSLEQLDNSSLPEVASLEALTNLANRIRSLVNISEINHSDSLFNYLENNPQGQTIIREFNQILEQYGYLSDVATDISIPCWKDHPQSIEQLLTQLVLNQKNSPPKITKYSEKKGKLGKVQQRLNIKGKVTSVYSQLLAQLRWTFLALSEIWYQQEILLEKEDIFYLTYQEIREVITEQKTEFKEQIKQRKEKFKENQQLETIPYIVYGNIPPNLTLFEASSLTSTRQLRGIGASVGQATGKVKIIRNLQSFPSIEPNTILVVPYTDSGWAPLLSSASGIISEVGGTLSHGAIVAREYGIPAVMDIPQVTQRLKDGQWVRIDGQQGIVEIIENNTINKL; this is translated from the coding sequence ATGACATCCGTTTGGGGTTCTTTATTAATCTTTCTCTTTTGCCCAATTTTAGGGGGACTTCCCCTGATTAATTGGATTAATTACTTTTTTACGGGACGGAAACTTTCTCAATTGGGGACGGGTAATATTTCAGTCTCCGCGGCCTTTTATCATGGGGGGACTTTAGTCGGCATTCTAGCAGCTTTATCAGAGGCTTCTAAGGGAATTATAGCGGTTTTGTTAGCCCGTGCCTTTTTTCCCCTAGACCCTATTTGGGAATTGATCGCCTTAATATCCCTCATTATGGGACGATATTGGATAGCAAAAGGGGCAGGAACGACTAATTTATTTTGGGGAATGATCGCCCATGATTGGCAAGCTACTCTATTAACAGCGTTAATTGCTGGAGGAAGCTTTACGATTTTCCGCGATCGCGCTACGGGTCGTTTAATTGCTTTATTTCTGTTAGCATTTATCCTAACCGTTAGACATCCCTACGACCCCGGTTATATGGTCATGTCTTGGTCTTTATCAGGGTTAGTCGCTTGGATTTTTGCTAAAATTCCTGATGATTTAGACTTACCCGAACCTGGAACTAAACCCTATTCAAAAAAGATGTTTCGATTCTTTCGAGGAGATAACGCTATTTTATCCTTAAACCGTCAACTCAATTCCGAAAAAGTTGGGTCAAAAGCTGCTACTTTAGCCTACCTAAAACGGTTAGGTTATCAAGTTCCTGAGGGTTGGATTTTGGTTCCTGGCGATGATCCCCAACCTTTATTAGACTATCTTGAACCATCAATTGATTACCCTTTTGTTGTCCGTTCTTCGGCTTTAGAAGAAGATACAGCAACTTCATCAGCAGCAGGGCAATATTTGACGATTTTAAATGTTACCAGCACCGAGGAATTAAAAGCAGCTATTTTAGATTGTTTAAACTCCTATAATCACCCTAATGCGGTTCGTTATCGTCGGGATAGGGTACAACATGATGAAGGAATGGCGGTACTGATTCAACCTCAAATTAAAGGCGTATTTTCAGGGGTTGCTTTTAGTCGAGATCCGGTCAATCCTATTAATGATATTGTTGTAGTAGAAGCCTTGCCAGGCCAAGCAACACGGGTTGTTTCTGGTAAAATTACACCTGAACAATATCGGGTAGAAATTTACCATGATCAGGAAGCGGATGCTGTGAGAATTCAAACCTTAAATTCTGATCTTGAACTCTGTAGAGATGTCCCTGATCATATTGTTGAAAAAGTCGCTATTTTAGCACGGGATATTGAAGACTTATATCATGGCATTCCTCAAGATATTGAATGGAGTTATGATGGACAACAATTATGGTTATTACAAGCTCGATCAATTACCACTTTACAACCGATTTGGACTCGAAAAATTGCGGCAGAAGTTATTCCTGGTGTGATTCGTCCTTTAACCTGGTCTATTAACCGTCCCCTAACTTGTGGGGTGTGGGGAGAAATTTTTACCTTAGTATTAGGAAAACGCGCCCAAGGATTAGACTTTAATGAAACGGCAAGGTTACACTATCAAAGGGCTTATTTTAATGCCACTTTATTAGGTGAAATTTTTCTGAGAATGGGACTTCCCTCTGAAAGTTTAGAATTTTTAATCAGGAGAACAAAATTTAGCAAGCCGCCTTTAATCTCTACTTTATATAATTCCCTTGGTTTAATTCGTTTATTAAAAAAAGAATTGAGTTTAGAAAAAGATTTTAATCGAGATAATAAAAATTTATTTGAGCCTCAACTTAAACAAATTAATGAACAATCTTTGTCAGCGTTATCTCCCCCAGAATTATTGACCAGAATAGAGAGTATTTTATTAACATTAAAACGAGCAACTTATTATAGTATTCTTGCTCCCTTAAGTTTTGCTTTAAGACAGTCTATTTTTAACGTTTCATTAGAACAATTAGATAACTCTTCTCTACCGGAAGTTGCTTCTTTAGAAGCTTTAACTAACCTTGCTAATAGAATACGTTCTTTAGTTAATATTTCTGAAATTAATCATAGTGATTCTCTGTTTAATTATCTAGAAAATAATCCACAAGGGCAAACAATTATAAGAGAGTTTAATCAAATTTTAGAACAATATGGTTATCTCAGTGATGTGGCGACAGATATTTCTATTCCCTGCTGGAAAGATCATCCTCAATCTATAGAACAATTATTGACACAATTAGTATTAAATCAGAAAAATTCACCGCCTAAAATAACTAAATATTCTGAGAAAAAAGGTAAACTTGGAAAAGTTCAACAGAGATTAAACATCAAAGGCAAAGTAACCTCTGTTTATTCTCAATTATTAGCCCAATTACGCTGGACATTTCTAGCATTATCAGAAATTTGGTATCAACAAGAAATACTACTAGAGAAAGAGGATATTTTTTATCTAACTTATCAAGAAATTCGTGAGGTAATTACAGAACAAAAAACAGAATTTAAAGAACAAATTAAACAGAGAAAAGAGAAATTCAAGGAAAATCAACAACTAGAAACGATTCCTTATATTGTCTATGGAAATATTCCTCCAAATTTAACGTTATTTGAGGCTTCATCTTTAACCTCAACCCGTCAATTAAGGGGAATTGGTGCAAGTGTTGGCCAAGCAACAGGAAAGGTCAAAATCATCAGAAATTTACAATCTTTTCCCTCTATTGAACCTAATACTATCCTGGTGGTTCCCTATACAGACTCAGGATGGGCTCCCCTTTTATCCAGTGCTAGTGGTATCATTTCAGAAGTGGGAGGAACCCTCTCTCATGGGGCAATTGTTGCGCGAGAATATGGCATTCCTGCTGTTATGGATATTCCCCAGGTAACTCAACGCTTAAAAGACGGACAATGGGTTAGAATTGATGGACAACAAGGTATCGTAGAAATTATCGAAAATAACACGATTAATAAGTTATAA
- a CDS encoding Ig-like domain-containing protein: protein MKLQRFDLMAIGFIVALSLALGAMLVKGEQVPLQVSYFSWEGKKIGLQDKIFTLTFNRPVDANSVTENLEIEPPLPGKISWKGRQLIYTLDDLPIYGTNYQIKLENAKRIYDQQQIKPFVSLFTTRDRNFAYIGVNGEEKGRLIVYNITDINQPKKTILTPRDLVVTDFKIYPNSDKILFSAYEPTYDNQAVTKQQLYTVTTGFQVTPNNVQTQRAGRLEPILDAKDYENLSFDLSNNGKNIVIWRTNWKNPADSGLWVIPDGEKTRSLGIPGGEFVISPDGKQVAISQRGGVGIVPLTPDAGTLEFLSGYEKSLGFSQDGKYILLVKDNQDYTRSLVLLNRKDKTTKDLFRTLYPIIDCEFEPREKKSLYCLKTDLIEEAEGQYREEPFLSVITIDKTSDIPLLALPNYRDVQLSMSPDGVALLFDQVVTNPPQSNNDLMTPEKQAISDGQVWLLPLPEFKDNQSIEIKPQELEPGFKPQWLP, encoded by the coding sequence ATGAAACTACAACGATTTGATTTAATGGCTATCGGCTTTATCGTGGCTCTTAGTTTAGCACTGGGAGCGATGCTAGTCAAAGGGGAACAAGTCCCCTTACAGGTTAGCTATTTTAGTTGGGAAGGTAAAAAGATTGGGTTACAAGATAAAATTTTTACCCTAACCTTTAACCGTCCTGTTGATGCCAATAGCGTTACAGAAAATCTGGAAATTGAGCCGCCTCTTCCGGGTAAAATTAGTTGGAAAGGACGGCAACTGATCTATACGTTAGATGATCTTCCTATTTATGGCACTAACTATCAAATTAAGTTAGAAAATGCCAAAAGAATCTATGATCAACAACAAATTAAACCCTTTGTTAGCTTATTTACAACCCGCGATCGCAATTTTGCTTATATTGGTGTTAATGGAGAAGAAAAAGGGCGATTAATTGTTTACAACATCACCGATATTAACCAACCGAAAAAAACCATTTTGACCCCACGAGATCTAGTGGTGACAGACTTTAAAATTTATCCCAATAGCGATAAAATCTTATTCAGTGCCTATGAACCCACCTATGACAATCAAGCAGTCACAAAACAACAGTTGTACACAGTAACAACGGGGTTTCAAGTTACTCCCAACAACGTCCAAACTCAACGCGCTGGCAGACTTGAACCCATACTAGACGCTAAGGATTACGAAAATTTAAGCTTTGATCTGTCGAATAATGGCAAAAATATCGTTATTTGGCGAACTAATTGGAAAAATCCCGCAGATTCAGGACTATGGGTCATTCCTGATGGCGAAAAAACCCGCTCCTTAGGCATTCCTGGCGGAGAATTTGTCATTTCTCCTGATGGTAAGCAGGTGGCTATCTCCCAACGCGGAGGAGTCGGAATTGTCCCCCTAACCCCCGATGCAGGAACCTTAGAGTTTTTATCGGGATACGAAAAAAGTCTAGGGTTTTCTCAAGATGGAAAATATATCTTATTAGTTAAAGATAATCAAGATTATACGCGATCGCTTGTTCTTTTGAATCGCAAAGATAAGACAACAAAAGACCTCTTTAGAACCCTTTATCCGATCATTGATTGTGAATTTGAACCCCGGGAAAAAAAGTCCCTTTATTGCCTGAAAACTGATTTGATAGAAGAAGCAGAAGGACAATATCGAGAAGAGCCTTTTTTATCAGTTATTACTATCGATAAAACCAGCGATATTCCTCTACTTGCTTTACCCAATTATCGAGACGTACAATTAAGTATGTCCCCCGATGGTGTTGCCTTACTGTTCGATCAAGTTGTTACCAACCCTCCTCAATCTAATAATGATTTAATGACTCCCGAAAAACAAGCAATTTCCGATGGACAAGTCTGGTTACTTCCCCTTCCAGAATTTAAAGATAACCAATCAATTGAGATTAAACCGCAAGAACTTGAACCTGGTTTTAAACCTCAATGGCTTCCTTAA
- a CDS encoding recombinase family protein gives MKIIAYSYSDPLLEVSPERDIWGLEVDHIYQDLGQRHQLQTLLQDCQENPPNYLLIRRLEELGESLEQVSDRLTQLESLGITIIATEQNYSSAQLKAQPFPEIVENLAKLFDEINLNQRCRQLQKGHAQNRLKCLPPPGKAPYGYRRGKDRYILDRSTAPVVKDFFERFLLLGSLRGTVRYLEKKYGKKIAVSTGHRWLTNPVYRGDLCYKNAQIIPDTHIPIISREEGAQIDRLLRRNQKLPSRTASAPRSLAGLVICQKCQSSMTVISVKQRNKKQEYLYLRPKNCPLQPTCQGRSYQDILNKTIERICQDLPKTVAQLTLPNLEKIKEELQKKIQNKKAIIHQLSTLTEQGILDTETSQLRNYKLQQEIAQIKTQIDQLPPGDLRIIAQAVSLPQFWQDLSEAERRFYFREFIRQILILPLAPKSWELQLVFVWTER, from the coding sequence ATGAAAATTATTGCCTATAGTTACAGTGATCCGCTTCTAGAAGTCTCACCAGAGAGAGACATTTGGGGACTAGAAGTTGATCACATCTATCAAGACTTAGGTCAACGTCATCAATTACAAACGCTTTTACAAGACTGTCAAGAAAATCCCCCTAATTATTTATTAATTCGTCGGTTAGAAGAACTCGGAGAATCCCTTGAACAAGTCAGCGATCGCTTAACTCAATTAGAATCCTTAGGGATCACCATCATTGCCACAGAACAAAACTATAGTTCTGCTCAATTAAAAGCCCAACCATTTCCTGAAATTGTTGAAAACTTAGCCAAGCTTTTTGATGAAATTAACCTGAATCAGCGTTGTCGTCAACTCCAAAAAGGACACGCTCAAAACCGTCTCAAATGTCTACCCCCACCCGGAAAAGCTCCCTATGGCTATCGTCGAGGGAAAGATCGTTATATCCTTGATCGCAGTACTGCCCCAGTGGTGAAAGATTTTTTTGAACGATTTTTATTATTAGGTTCTTTGCGAGGGACAGTTCGTTATTTAGAGAAAAAATATGGAAAAAAAATTGCTGTTTCTACCGGACATCGTTGGTTAACGAATCCAGTTTATCGCGGAGATTTATGCTATAAAAACGCTCAGATTATTCCAGATACCCATATTCCGATTATTTCACGGGAAGAAGGGGCTCAAATTGATCGGTTATTACGACGTAACCAAAAGTTGCCTTCACGGACAGCCAGTGCACCTCGTTCTCTAGCAGGGTTAGTGATATGTCAAAAGTGCCAATCCTCAATGACAGTTATTTCAGTTAAACAGCGTAATAAAAAACAAGAATATCTTTATCTCCGTCCTAAAAATTGTCCTTTACAGCCAACTTGTCAAGGCAGATCTTATCAAGATATTTTAAACAAAACCATTGAACGAATTTGTCAAGATTTACCCAAAACAGTGGCTCAATTAACGTTACCCAATCTTGAAAAAATCAAAGAAGAATTACAGAAGAAAATTCAGAATAAAAAAGCAATTATTCATCAGTTAAGTACCTTAACAGAACAGGGAATTTTAGATACAGAAACATCCCAATTACGCAATTACAAATTACAGCAAGAAATTGCCCAGATAAAAACTCAAATTGATCAGCTTCCCCCTGGAGATTTAAGGATTATTGCTCAAGCGGTATCCTTACCTCAGTTTTGGCAGGATTTATCCGAGGCAGAACGACGATTTTATTTTCGAGAGTTCATTCGTCAAATTTTAATTCTTCCCCTTGCTCCTAAAAGTTGGGAACTTCAATTAGTCTTTGTTTGGACTGAACGATAA